The Nitrospira sp. sequence ATCTCGATTGAACTCCGTACTAGGAAAAGGCATAGGGAACAATCGTAAAAGCTAATCACGGTATTTCCCCAGCTCCGGATACGATGGCCGTATGCGAGAATGATTTAGACCTAAACGGAGGACACGATGAAAATTAGGAATATTATCGATGGTGATGATCGGCTTATTGGGATCCGGGGCTGGGATGACCTACGCGGCCGATCCCATGGCGGAGAAAGAAGCGAGTCCCACGATCAAACAGCGTCTGACGAAAGACGCGATCAAGGGGACCTTGCTCAAGATAGATGGTGAGTATTACTCGATAAAAGATGACGATGGCAAAAGCTATAGGATCCATGTCGACAAGAGCACGAAGTTGGACACGGTGAAGCCGGGCGACCTGGTTAAAGCCTATGTGACGGACCAAGGCCATACGACGACCTTGCAACGCGTGAACTGAGTCAGATGCCGCAGCACGATTGAATTACAGGATTCTTTCCCAAGAGAGAGTCGGCGGTATGGAGAGAAGAACAGTGCGATAGGAATATTGTGAACCGATGACGGCAACGCTATCGGAGACATGATGTAAACATTGTGCTGTTCGATGAAGGCTCCGTTTTTGAAAGAAGACGGAGCTTTCTTTTTTGATGCAACTTGTCAAAGCCTTCTTCCAACCGGTGGGGACTCCCTCCTGTTTCATAAATGGTAAGTTGAGACACGGCCGCTATTTACGGCTTCCTGTGCCGTTTGTGCAGCCGTTTCCTTTAATTCTTCAAATGCCGTCTTGCCCGCGTTGCTAATACTCACAGTATCCGTGGCGTTCAGTGCGGCAGCAGTAGATTCTGGTTTGGTTGGATCTGGTGTTACAGTCACTGCAGCAGTAAGCGGTGAGTGATCCGTACAAGCTGACGGCGAGATACAGTCGACGTTCATGATATGTGCTCCCTCTGAAAAATGTTGAGAAATGCGCTGTTGACTTGGTGAACAGCCGAAGCAGAACCAAAGCCGGGGAGGCGTTCGCGTAACCACGTCAGCCCATGCCTGATGCACCGTGGCGACATTAGACCTTGAGATGGAGGGCCGGCAGCGAACGATGAAAGTAGCGCTGCGCCCACGTTCCACACTTCTGGCAGTCTCCAAACCATTCAGTTGCGACAGGCTTCATGGTTGGTTCCGCTTCTACAGAGCACTTTCGACAAAGAAACTTTGTATGAGGTTTGTCCATGATCAAACCCCCCTGGAAGAAACAAGTATATCTGACAAGGGGAAAACCGCATGGGAGGAGACTTCCCGACAGAAGAAGTGTCGTAATTACCAGTATTGTCTGTGCGCGTTTTCGCTCAAGCCGCACGAAGGAAGGGGGAGTGGTAGGGCGTCTTGGCACTTGGAAAGCCTACAAATATACGCATATGACATCATTTGATAGCAGGTCGACAACTCAGCCGCTCCAGCGATCCTGCTTGGCTATCCAACCGAAGCCCCAGGAACCTCGCCATCAATGATCAGTTTGCCGTAGTCAATACACATGATCTCGGCCTCGTCCTTCGTATAGCTTCCCGAATCGCCGGGTAAATGAGCTTTTCCTCCAAGTCGGCATGCACCTCCAGGTCCTGAATGGCGGTCGCGGCGATCTCCGCTTGCTCATGGCCCTCTGCCGATTCAAATTTCTCAAACAGTC is a genomic window containing:
- a CDS encoding hemerythrin domain-containing protein — encoded protein: MTSQAPVTSGVIEMLKEDHEKVKRLFEKFESAEGHEQAEIAATAIQDLEVHADLEEKLIYPAIREAIRRTRPRSCVLTTAN